A region of Egicoccus sp. AB-alg6-2 DNA encodes the following proteins:
- a CDS encoding monovalent cation/H+ antiporter complex subunit F: MADLSLFLVGVLLVVALLIVAGLVRVWSGPTVFDRLVAVALVSVNGVVVIVVLGFALGRPGFFLDIALGFMLLAFLLPIALGRYFEGRGGERKGDRR, translated from the coding sequence ATGGCCGACCTCAGCCTGTTCCTGGTCGGCGTCCTGCTGGTCGTCGCGCTGCTCATCGTCGCCGGACTCGTCCGCGTCTGGTCCGGCCCGACCGTGTTCGACCGGCTCGTCGCCGTCGCCCTCGTGTCGGTCAACGGGGTCGTGGTCATCGTCGTGCTCGGTTTCGCGCTCGGCCGGCCCGGGTTCTTCCTCGACATCGCCCTGGGCTTCATGTTGCTGGCGTTCCTGCTCCCCATCGCCCTCGGCCGCTACTTCGAGGGGCGCGGCGGCGAGCGGAAGGGGGACCGCCGATGA
- the mnhG gene encoding monovalent cation/H(+) antiporter subunit G yields MILDVIGACLLGLGILLVLLGAVGLLRFPDVFTRSNAATKAAGLGIALVLAGTACVIGTTEAAVKMTIAVVLQFATAPVAGHVIGRAAYRAGAPLWDGTVTDELQGFVERPHEAEIG; encoded by the coding sequence GTGATCCTCGACGTCATCGGCGCCTGCCTGCTCGGGCTCGGCATCCTGCTGGTACTGCTCGGCGCGGTGGGACTGCTCCGGTTCCCGGACGTGTTCACGCGCTCCAACGCCGCGACCAAGGCGGCAGGCCTCGGGATCGCCCTGGTCCTGGCCGGGACCGCCTGCGTCATCGGCACGACCGAGGCGGCCGTCAAGATGACGATCGCCGTCGTGCTGCAGTTCGCGACCGCGCCCGTCGCCGGACACGTGATCGGGCGTGCCGCCTATCGCGCCGGCGCCCCGTTGTGGGACGGGACCGTCACCGACGAGCTGCAGGGCTTCGTCGAGCGACCGCACGAGGCCGAGATCGGCTGA
- a CDS encoding Na(+)/H(+) antiporter subunit D: MADNPLLLHPALPLLLAAVVVRFVPRVVGQVLLIVAPLLSLAALAGLELGTSVEAGWFAWQLELLRVDGLARPFGVIFGIAAVIAGIYGLPTMSRGERSSALAYAGAAMGVVFAGDLITFFVFWEIKAIASTFVVLARRAPLAGRAGMRYLYMHVLGGKLLLAGIVWHYTATGSLTFSGFDVSTGGVLILLACLISAAVPPLHAWLPDAYPEATIAGTVFLSAYTTKAAVYALARGFAGWEVLVWLGIFMALYGVVYAVLENDIRRLLGYHIISQVGYMVAGVGIGTQLAINGATAHAFAHILYKGLLLMGAGAVIYATGRSKMSALGGIANRMRTVLVLYLVGAASISSVPFFSGFVAKELVVEGAYVDERIWLVILLQIASVGTFLHTGLKLPYGAWFGHDGVGPRTNEEGHHIHVGAVPRAMIAAMGLSAVLNFGIGLFPNLLYDLLPFPVDYQAYSVGKVLEKSQILVFTALAFFLLLGQLHAKAMVTVDTDWLYRRLPLLVRDTASRARHRRDPVDRPAPAEPAVRGPLVRARTAVLARTAQREPGGPPPVAATWTLGSVLLAAAVLVLVVSVVR; the protein is encoded by the coding sequence GTGGCTGACAACCCGCTCCTCCTGCACCCAGCGCTGCCGCTGCTGCTGGCCGCCGTGGTCGTGCGATTCGTTCCGCGGGTGGTGGGACAGGTCCTGTTGATCGTCGCGCCGCTGTTGTCGCTGGCGGCGCTCGCCGGCCTGGAACTCGGCACCAGCGTCGAAGCGGGCTGGTTCGCCTGGCAGCTCGAGCTGCTGCGGGTCGACGGGCTCGCTCGGCCGTTCGGGGTCATCTTCGGCATCGCGGCCGTCATCGCCGGGATCTACGGGCTGCCGACCATGAGCCGTGGCGAGCGCTCCTCCGCGCTCGCCTACGCCGGTGCGGCGATGGGCGTGGTGTTCGCCGGCGACCTGATCACCTTCTTCGTGTTCTGGGAGATCAAGGCGATTGCGAGCACCTTCGTGGTGCTCGCCCGTCGCGCCCCCCTCGCCGGCCGGGCCGGCATGCGCTACCTCTACATGCACGTGCTGGGCGGCAAGCTGCTGCTGGCCGGCATCGTGTGGCACTACACCGCCACCGGGTCGCTGACGTTCAGCGGGTTCGACGTGTCGACCGGCGGCGTCCTGATCCTGCTCGCCTGCCTGATCTCGGCGGCGGTCCCCCCGCTGCACGCCTGGCTGCCGGACGCCTACCCCGAGGCGACGATCGCCGGCACCGTGTTCCTGTCGGCCTACACGACCAAGGCCGCGGTCTACGCGCTGGCCCGCGGGTTCGCCGGTTGGGAGGTGCTGGTCTGGCTCGGCATCTTCATGGCGCTGTACGGCGTCGTGTACGCCGTGCTCGAGAACGACATCCGGCGCCTGCTCGGCTACCACATCATCAGCCAGGTCGGCTACATGGTCGCCGGCGTCGGCATCGGGACCCAGCTCGCGATCAACGGCGCCACCGCCCACGCCTTCGCCCACATCCTCTACAAGGGCCTGCTGCTCATGGGGGCCGGCGCGGTCATCTACGCGACGGGGCGTTCCAAGATGTCGGCGCTGGGTGGCATCGCCAACCGCATGCGCACCGTCCTGGTCCTCTACCTCGTCGGTGCTGCCTCGATCTCGTCGGTGCCGTTCTTCAGCGGGTTCGTCGCGAAGGAACTGGTCGTCGAGGGTGCCTACGTCGACGAGCGCATCTGGCTCGTCATCCTGCTGCAGATCGCCTCGGTCGGAACGTTCCTCCACACCGGCCTCAAGTTGCCGTACGGGGCCTGGTTCGGCCACGACGGCGTCGGCCCACGCACCAACGAGGAGGGGCACCACATCCACGTGGGAGCCGTGCCGCGCGCCATGATCGCGGCCATGGGCCTCAGTGCGGTGCTCAACTTCGGCATCGGGCTGTTCCCGAACCTGCTCTACGACCTGCTGCCGTTCCCGGTCGACTACCAGGCGTACTCGGTCGGCAAGGTGCTCGAGAAGAGCCAGATCCTGGTGTTCACCGCGCTGGCGTTCTTCCTGCTCCTCGGCCAGTTGCACGCCAAGGCGATGGTCACCGTCGATACCGATTGGCTGTACCGGCGGCTGCCGCTCCTGGTCCGGGACACCGCGAGCAGGGCGAGGCACCGGCGCGACCCGGTCGACCGGCCCGCGCCGGCCGAACCCGCGGTCCGCGGCCCGCTGGTGCGGGCCCGCACGGCGGTGCTCGCACGCACCGCCCAGCGCGAGCCGGGCGGTCCCCCGCCGGTCGCGGCGACCTGGACCCTCGGCTCGGTCCTGCTCGCCGCCGCCGTCCTCGTCCTCGTCGTGAGCGTGGTCCGCTGA
- the mnhG gene encoding monovalent cation/H(+) antiporter subunit G, whose translation MIVVSSVLIVIGMVFLVASTLGLLKLPDLYTRAHAVAKSETLGLLLLFGGLLLRPELQIDAAFRLAFVLIASLILNPTAVHALIRAAHRAGALPVQTVGQQAADDEIGQALHSGPTTDEEAQP comes from the coding sequence ATGATCGTCGTCTCCAGCGTGCTGATCGTGATCGGGATGGTCTTCCTGGTCGCCTCCACCCTCGGACTGCTCAAGCTGCCCGACCTGTACACCCGCGCCCACGCGGTCGCGAAGTCCGAGACGCTGGGGCTCCTGCTGCTCTTCGGCGGTTTGCTGCTGCGTCCCGAGCTGCAGATCGACGCCGCCTTCCGGCTCGCGTTCGTCCTGATCGCCTCGCTGATCCTGAACCCGACCGCCGTACACGCCCTGATCCGGGCCGCGCACCGCGCCGGCGCGCTGCCGGTCCAGACCGTGGGCCAGCAGGCCGCCGACGACGAGATCGGCCAGGCCCTCCACAGCGGTCCGACCACCGACGAGGAGGCGCAGCCGTGA
- a CDS encoding monovalent cation/H+ antiporter subunit D family protein, which produces MSTLLPLPFALPLLVAALGMVVRNHRRLQRALTAAMLLGLIGVGAGLVAATSGGRAIAIDVGDWPGGLAITFVSDGLSALLVLTVTVSAALALLFAVSRDEDRHPLFHPMVGVLLAGVLGAMLTADLFNLFVMFEVMLIGSYVLLTLRGGRRQVRAGVIYVTVSLLASTTLLVGIALLYGTAGTVAFADLHGIVAEVPAAAVGASLVMAAIAVKASLVPMHSWLPRTYVEAAPGVTALFSGLLTKAGVYVLYRLYSIVFAGDPSYQQLWLTVAGLTMVVGVLGAVGRGDMRGILAYHMVSQVGYLILPLGLWSLAGLTAGIVYLVQYVLVKGALFVAVGTVETLTGTGRLKELGGMVRTRPWLALSFLLPALALAGIPPTSGFVGKYLLIRAAFLDAHWLAGAVAVVVSMFTLLSMIKIWNGAFWGELTDRSRREPLAARFGLRPVPAGAAGDDGPAVQKAPTNARVAGMVTPAMIVSLLVIVLGIGAQPLIELVEPAAAALLDPSTYLEAVRSL; this is translated from the coding sequence ATGAGCACCCTGCTCCCCCTCCCCTTCGCGCTGCCCCTGCTCGTGGCCGCGCTCGGCATGGTGGTGCGCAACCACCGCCGTCTCCAGCGAGCCCTGACCGCCGCCATGCTGCTCGGGCTGATCGGTGTCGGTGCCGGACTGGTCGCGGCGACGTCCGGCGGCCGCGCCATCGCCATCGACGTCGGTGACTGGCCAGGCGGCCTCGCGATCACGTTCGTGTCCGACGGGCTGTCCGCGCTGCTGGTCCTGACCGTCACGGTCTCCGCGGCGCTGGCGCTGCTGTTCGCCGTGTCCCGCGACGAGGACCGCCACCCGCTGTTCCACCCGATGGTGGGCGTCCTGCTCGCCGGCGTGCTCGGCGCGATGCTCACCGCCGACCTGTTCAACCTGTTCGTGATGTTCGAGGTCATGCTCATCGGCTCGTACGTGCTGCTCACGCTGCGGGGCGGCCGGCGGCAGGTACGCGCCGGGGTGATCTACGTCACCGTCAGCCTGTTGGCGTCCACGACCCTGCTGGTGGGCATCGCCCTGCTGTACGGCACCGCCGGAACGGTCGCGTTCGCCGACCTCCACGGCATCGTCGCCGAGGTCCCGGCCGCCGCCGTCGGTGCCTCGCTGGTGATGGCCGCCATCGCCGTCAAGGCCAGCCTGGTGCCCATGCACAGCTGGCTGCCCCGCACCTACGTCGAGGCAGCGCCCGGCGTCACCGCCCTGTTCTCCGGGCTGCTGACGAAGGCGGGCGTGTACGTGCTGTACCGCCTGTACAGCATCGTCTTCGCCGGCGACCCGAGCTACCAGCAGCTGTGGCTGACGGTCGCCGGGCTCACGATGGTCGTCGGGGTGCTGGGCGCCGTCGGTCGGGGCGACATGCGCGGCATCCTCGCCTACCACATGGTCAGCCAGGTCGGGTACCTGATCCTGCCACTGGGGCTGTGGAGCCTGGCGGGGCTGACCGCCGGCATCGTGTACCTGGTCCAGTACGTGCTCGTGAAGGGCGCCCTGTTCGTCGCGGTCGGCACGGTCGAGACCCTGACCGGCACGGGCCGGCTCAAAGAACTCGGCGGGATGGTGCGGACGCGGCCGTGGCTGGCGCTGTCGTTCCTGCTGCCCGCCCTGGCGCTGGCCGGGATCCCCCCGACCTCCGGCTTCGTCGGCAAGTACCTGCTGATCCGCGCGGCGTTCCTCGACGCGCACTGGCTGGCCGGTGCCGTCGCCGTCGTGGTCTCCATGTTCACGCTGCTGTCGATGATCAAGATCTGGAACGGTGCCTTCTGGGGCGAGCTCACCGACCGCTCCCGCCGCGAGCCCCTGGCGGCCCGGTTCGGGCTGCGGCCCGTGCCGGCCGGCGCCGCCGGTGACGACGGCCCGGCGGTGCAGAAGGCGCCGACCAACGCCCGCGTCGCCGGCATGGTCACGCCCGCCATGATCGTGTCACTGCTGGTCATCGTGCTCGGCATCGGCGCCCAGCCGCTGATCGAGTTGGTCGAGCCGGCCGCCGCCGCGCTGCTCGACCCCTCCACCTACCTCGAGGCGGTGAGGTCGCTGTGA
- a CDS encoding Na+/H+ antiporter subunit E — MSRALHLVRRLPWIVWAVLVFLWALVLSNVRVAWEVMTPGLGLTPAIVRVPTNTRTNAETTLLANMITMTPGTLSLEVDEDNRDLYVHTLYYTTRTAFLADIAKLERTLLKAMR, encoded by the coding sequence GTGAGCCGGGCCCTGCATCTGGTCCGTCGCCTGCCCTGGATCGTCTGGGCCGTCCTGGTGTTCCTGTGGGCGCTGGTGCTGTCCAACGTCCGTGTCGCCTGGGAGGTCATGACCCCCGGACTCGGGCTCACCCCCGCGATCGTGCGGGTCCCGACCAACACCCGCACCAACGCCGAGACCACGTTGCTGGCCAACATGATCACGATGACCCCGGGCACGCTCAGCCTCGAGGTCGACGAGGACAACCGCGACCTGTACGTCCACACCCTCTACTACACCACGCGTACGGCGTTCCTCGCCGACATCGCCAAGCTCGAACGCACCCTGCTGAAGGCCATGCGATGA
- a CDS encoding complex I subunit 5 family protein: MSPQASLLPLAAVGVPVVTAIAIVLARRLPALRDALLVVGAVVTFGVVVSLVPSVLAGDVPTTSLGRLVPGVELSLRADGMGMLFALLAAFLWVLAGSYAIGYMRGDGAANQTRFYAFYALCLATAFGVAFAGDLFTFFVFYELLTIATYPLVTHKGDAKAIAAGRLYLGVLLSGGVLVLAATLLVYANVGDLAFTPGGLVGDTMGTGLTVLVFALFAAGFATKSGLMPVHRWLPAAMVAPTPVSALLHAVAVVKAGVFAFGRVIGFVLGPDVLLDLGVQGWLSVVAGTTIAVASVVALRQDHLKRRLAFSTIAHLAFIVLGFSLLSPTAYEGGLLHIVNHGILKITLFFCAGAIHIAAHKDYVSELDGIGRRMPYTMAAFALASYGLAALPPMGGFVSKWYLTLGALDADQQVYAALIAGSGLFTAGYLFPVVYRAFFKPLSDDARAHPHGEASPLMVVPLCVTAVVGLLLGLGDLGGIYSIAGEVAGSVTGGGR, translated from the coding sequence ATGAGCCCCCAGGCTTCCCTGCTGCCGCTCGCCGCTGTCGGCGTGCCGGTCGTGACCGCCATCGCCATCGTGCTGGCGCGACGACTTCCTGCGCTGCGCGATGCCCTGCTCGTGGTGGGTGCGGTCGTCACCTTCGGCGTCGTCGTCTCCCTGGTGCCGAGCGTCCTCGCCGGGGACGTCCCGACCACCTCGCTCGGGAGGCTCGTGCCCGGCGTGGAGTTGTCGCTGCGGGCCGACGGCATGGGCATGCTGTTCGCGCTGCTGGCGGCGTTCCTGTGGGTGCTCGCCGGCTCGTACGCCATCGGGTACATGCGTGGCGACGGCGCCGCCAACCAGACCCGCTTCTACGCCTTCTACGCGTTGTGCCTCGCGACCGCGTTCGGCGTCGCCTTCGCCGGCGACCTGTTCACGTTCTTCGTCTTCTACGAGCTGCTCACGATCGCGACCTATCCCCTGGTCACCCACAAGGGTGACGCGAAGGCGATCGCGGCCGGTCGGCTCTACCTCGGGGTGCTGCTCTCGGGTGGCGTCCTGGTCCTGGCCGCCACGCTGCTGGTGTACGCCAACGTCGGTGACCTCGCGTTCACACCCGGCGGGCTGGTCGGCGACACCATGGGCACCGGCCTGACGGTGCTGGTGTTCGCCCTGTTCGCGGCCGGGTTCGCCACCAAGAGCGGCCTGATGCCGGTGCACCGCTGGCTGCCGGCCGCGATGGTCGCCCCGACGCCGGTCAGCGCCCTGCTCCACGCCGTCGCCGTCGTCAAGGCCGGCGTGTTCGCCTTCGGCCGCGTCATCGGGTTCGTCCTCGGCCCCGACGTGCTGCTCGACCTCGGCGTGCAGGGCTGGCTCTCGGTCGTCGCCGGCACCACCATCGCGGTCGCGTCGGTGGTCGCGTTGCGTCAGGACCACCTGAAGCGACGGCTGGCGTTCTCCACCATCGCCCACCTCGCGTTCATCGTGCTCGGGTTCTCGCTGCTGTCGCCGACCGCCTACGAGGGCGGCCTGCTGCACATCGTCAACCACGGCATCCTCAAGATCACCCTGTTCTTCTGCGCCGGCGCCATCCACATCGCGGCCCACAAGGACTACGTCAGCGAACTCGACGGCATCGGCCGGCGCATGCCCTACACCATGGCCGCGTTCGCGCTCGCCTCGTACGGGCTGGCCGCCCTGCCACCGATGGGCGGGTTCGTCAGCAAGTGGTATCTCACCCTCGGCGCCCTCGACGCCGACCAGCAGGTGTACGCCGCACTCATCGCCGGCAGCGGCCTGTTCACCGCCGGCTACCTGTTCCCCGTCGTCTACCGCGCCTTCTTCAAGCCGCTCTCCGACGACGCCCGTGCGCACCCCCACGGCGAGGCCTCGCCGCTGATGGTGGTGCCGCTGTGCGTGACCGCCGTCGTGGGCCTGCTGCTCGGCCTCGGCGACCTCGGTGGGATCTACTCGATCGCCGGCGAGGTGGCCGGTTCGGTCACCGGAGGGGGACGATGA
- a CDS encoding Na+/H+ antiporter subunit E — MRSLRTLVLFVTMLAFWLLLSWRLDPLFLVLGVVSAAVVTWYSLPLLDAVLGAAKTRRHVHVGYLLLYVGWLLTRLPAAGVHIAHIVLDPRVPPRPGVVRFRTNLSSPAARTMLATSITMVPGTMTLDVDGAEFTVHAFTPTAVADLANAATQRRIARIFGDPPDDPPQLRWEEPRLEPPRDPDLSEAP, encoded by the coding sequence ATGAGATCGCTGCGCACCCTCGTGCTGTTCGTCACCATGCTGGCCTTCTGGCTGCTGCTGTCGTGGCGCCTCGACCCGCTGTTCCTGGTGCTCGGTGTCGTCTCGGCCGCCGTCGTGACCTGGTACAGCCTGCCGCTGCTGGACGCGGTCCTCGGTGCCGCGAAGACCCGCCGTCACGTGCACGTCGGCTACCTGCTCCTCTACGTCGGCTGGTTGCTCACCCGTCTGCCCGCGGCGGGCGTGCACATCGCCCACATCGTGCTCGACCCGCGCGTCCCCCCGCGGCCGGGTGTGGTCCGCTTCCGCACCAACCTGTCGAGCCCGGCGGCACGGACCATGCTGGCCACCTCGATCACGATGGTGCCCGGGACGATGACCCTCGACGTCGACGGAGCCGAGTTCACCGTCCACGCCTTCACCCCCACGGCCGTCGCGGACCTGGCCAACGCCGCGACGCAGCGGCGGATCGCGAGGATCTTCGGCGACCCACCCGACGACCCCCCGCAGCTGCGGTGGGAGGAGCCGCGCCTGGAACCGCCACGCGACCCCGACCTCAGCGAGGCACCGTGA
- a CDS encoding monovalent cation/H+ antiporter complex subunit F, with protein sequence MTLLDLGLAGLALSFALALVRAVRGPSVADRALAADVCLYAIVGAIALLTLRTTYEEFLDVILIATLLGFLATIALGALVGRRDS encoded by the coding sequence ATGACCCTGCTCGACCTCGGCCTCGCCGGCCTGGCACTGTCGTTCGCGCTCGCACTCGTCCGCGCCGTGCGCGGGCCCAGCGTCGCCGATCGGGCGTTGGCCGCGGACGTGTGCCTCTACGCCATCGTCGGAGCCATCGCCCTGCTGACGCTGCGGACCACCTACGAGGAGTTCCTCGACGTGATCCTGATCGCCACGTTGCTCGGGTTCCTCGCCACCATCGCCCTCGGAGCGCTCGTCGGGAGGCGTGACTCGTGA
- the mbhE gene encoding hydrogen gas-evolving membrane-bound hydrogenase subunit E yields MTLALAVGTVFVLAAFTPLLVRLLDRAAGYVGAGVLGALTVWFGLQAPAVIDDRPLTHTTAWLPDAGIAFALRLDGLGLLFALIVLGIGALVLAFGARYFAAGSTKTARYLSLLTLFAGAMLGLVLADDALLLFVFWELTSVSSFFLIGGLGEGKQGATRAFLTTAIGGLALLAGVVLLSVAAGTGSLTEILAARDTVLQSGLAEAAIVLLLLAAFTKSAQFPFHFWLPGAMVAPTPVSTYLHAATMVKAGIYLLFRFTPLFAGVALWQVTLVLVGGGTALFAAVVATKQNDLKALLAYSTVSQLGLLTAIIGIGSPVALAAAALHTLAHALYKAALFMTVGIVDHEAGTRDLRRLGGLRRTLPLTALAGGLAAASMAGLPPLLGFVSKEEIFAGFLEANDPAWLGIVGVTLAVLASIGTVAYSARYYLRTFEGPEQTPAHRAPVAFAAPAAIAGLAGLGLALVVWLFDPLVDAVGRATTGEDPHMHLALWHGLGLPLLLSSIVLGLGLAAVLLHTRVERWQSLVTLPRGADAFDRVYDRVLAFGTWMGRPSVPHAPAAYLLPVLATIAAVGIAATWRVGVADLGEPAPWLPVDWAIVVLLAGCIIGVVQARSRLAAIATLGLAGFTVAGWFILLGAPDLALTQLLVETLSVALFVVVFRRLPSTFALGSRVRKGAAAVIAVGVGTLVGVATYLFTGRRGLSDVGARFLAEGEGLTGGANVVNTILVDFRALDTLGEITVLAVAGAAIFSLVRLSTRAALPRPDREGEPTRPEQWGGIGMIDSPILRTSTVMLAPAMVLASLWLLLRGHDAVGGGFIGGLTLGAAVVLLYFSRGHERIWQSRLLRTLPLVGGGLLTAVAYGLGGFVATGSFLDGAKWYLPFGLEVAASLVFDIGVYLVVVGLVVSILRHLGQGIPEPPPDPDRIGIPEWASDTGQATPRGPSARPMSPQADLDRTRHADTDRLAREHRS; encoded by the coding sequence GTGACACTCGCTCTCGCCGTCGGCACGGTGTTCGTCCTCGCGGCGTTCACCCCGCTGCTGGTCCGTCTCCTCGACCGTGCCGCGGGCTACGTCGGCGCGGGCGTGCTGGGCGCCCTCACCGTGTGGTTCGGGCTGCAGGCGCCGGCGGTGATCGACGACCGTCCGCTGACGCACACCACGGCCTGGCTGCCGGACGCGGGCATCGCCTTCGCACTGCGCCTCGACGGGCTCGGGCTGCTGTTCGCACTGATCGTGCTCGGCATCGGTGCGCTCGTGCTCGCCTTCGGGGCACGCTACTTCGCGGCCGGCAGCACGAAGACCGCCCGCTACCTGTCGCTGCTCACCCTCTTCGCGGGCGCCATGCTCGGGCTGGTCCTCGCCGACGACGCGCTGCTGCTGTTCGTGTTCTGGGAACTGACCAGCGTGTCGAGCTTCTTCCTCATCGGCGGCCTGGGCGAAGGCAAGCAGGGCGCGACGCGGGCCTTCCTGACCACCGCGATCGGCGGACTTGCCCTGCTCGCGGGCGTGGTCCTGCTGTCGGTCGCTGCCGGCACCGGTTCGCTCACCGAAATCCTGGCGGCCCGCGACACGGTGCTGCAGTCGGGTCTCGCCGAAGCCGCGATCGTGCTGTTGCTGCTCGCCGCGTTCACCAAGTCGGCGCAGTTCCCGTTCCACTTCTGGCTGCCCGGCGCCATGGTGGCGCCGACCCCGGTGTCGACCTACCTCCACGCCGCCACGATGGTCAAGGCCGGCATCTACCTGCTGTTCCGCTTCACCCCGCTGTTCGCCGGGGTCGCGTTGTGGCAGGTCACGCTCGTCCTCGTCGGTGGTGGTACGGCGCTGTTCGCCGCGGTGGTCGCCACCAAGCAGAACGACCTCAAGGCGCTGCTGGCCTACTCCACGGTCAGCCAGCTCGGCCTGCTGACGGCGATCATCGGCATCGGGAGCCCGGTGGCGCTCGCGGCCGCGGCCCTGCACACCCTCGCCCACGCGCTGTACAAGGCCGCCCTGTTCATGACCGTCGGCATCGTCGACCACGAGGCCGGCACCCGCGACCTGCGTCGACTCGGCGGTCTGCGCCGCACGCTGCCGCTGACCGCCCTGGCAGGCGGCCTCGCGGCGGCATCGATGGCCGGCCTGCCGCCGCTGCTCGGCTTCGTGTCCAAGGAGGAGATCTTCGCCGGGTTCCTCGAGGCCAACGACCCCGCGTGGCTGGGCATCGTCGGCGTCACCCTGGCCGTGCTGGCCAGCATCGGCACGGTGGCCTACAGCGCGCGCTACTACCTGCGCACCTTCGAGGGTCCCGAGCAGACACCGGCGCACCGGGCACCGGTGGCGTTCGCCGCTCCGGCCGCGATCGCCGGCCTCGCCGGCCTGGGGCTCGCACTGGTCGTCTGGCTGTTCGACCCGCTGGTGGACGCGGTGGGGCGGGCGACCACGGGCGAGGACCCCCACATGCACCTCGCCCTGTGGCACGGTCTCGGCCTGCCGCTGCTGCTGTCGAGCATCGTGCTCGGGCTGGGACTCGCGGCCGTGCTGTTGCACACCCGGGTCGAGCGCTGGCAGTCGCTGGTCACCCTGCCGCGCGGGGCGGACGCGTTCGACCGCGTCTACGACCGCGTGCTCGCGTTCGGGACCTGGATGGGACGTCCCTCGGTCCCCCACGCCCCCGCCGCCTACCTGCTGCCCGTCCTGGCCACCATCGCGGCCGTCGGCATCGCCGCGACCTGGCGGGTGGGGGTCGCCGACCTGGGCGAACCGGCCCCCTGGTTGCCGGTCGACTGGGCGATCGTCGTCCTGCTCGCGGGCTGCATCATCGGCGTCGTGCAGGCGCGCAGCCGTCTGGCCGCGATCGCCACGCTCGGCCTGGCCGGGTTCACGGTCGCCGGCTGGTTCATCCTGCTGGGTGCACCCGATCTCGCCCTGACCCAGCTGTTGGTCGAGACCCTCTCGGTCGCGCTGTTCGTGGTCGTCTTTCGGCGCCTCCCCTCGACCTTCGCGCTCGGCAGCCGCGTACGCAAGGGCGCGGCCGCCGTGATCGCGGTGGGCGTCGGGACCCTGGTCGGCGTCGCGACCTACCTGTTCACCGGCCGCCGCGGTCTCTCCGACGTCGGCGCCCGCTTCCTCGCCGAGGGAGAAGGGCTGACAGGTGGCGCCAACGTCGTCAACACCATCCTCGTCGACTTCCGGGCCCTGGACACCCTGGGCGAGATCACCGTGCTGGCCGTCGCGGGCGCCGCGATCTTCTCGTTGGTGCGTCTCTCCACCCGCGCCGCCCTGCCCCGTCCCGACCGCGAGGGCGAACCGACCCGACCCGAGCAGTGGGGCGGCATCGGGATGATCGACAGTCCGATCCTGCGCACCTCGACCGTCATGCTGGCGCCGGCGATGGTCCTCGCCTCGTTGTGGCTGCTGCTGCGCGGCCACGATGCCGTCGGTGGCGGCTTCATCGGTGGGCTGACGCTGGGTGCCGCCGTCGTGCTCCTGTACTTCTCGCGCGGGCACGAGCGGATCTGGCAGAGCCGCCTCCTGCGCACCCTGCCGCTGGTCGGTGGCGGTCTGCTGACCGCGGTCGCGTACGGCCTGGGCGGCTTCGTCGCCACCGGATCGTTCCTCGACGGTGCGAAGTGGTACCTGCCGTTCGGGCTCGAGGTGGCGGCCTCGCTGGTGTTCGACATCGGCGTGTACCTCGTGGTCGTCGGCCTCGTCGTCTCGATCCTGCGTCACCTCGGGCAGGGCATCCCCGAACCGCCCCCGGACCCCGACCGCATCGGCATCCCGGAGTGGGCATCGGACACCGGGCAGGCCACGCCGCGCGGACCCTCGGCGCGTCCGATGTCCCCGCAGGCGGACCTCGACCGCACCCGGCACGCCGACACCGACCGCCTCGCACGGGAGCACCGCTCGTGA
- a CDS encoding sodium:proton antiporter has translation MTAAIIVGLLATGGTYLILQRGIVRVAIGFTLLGHVATTILVTSGGVGRRGVPFIGEPGSPADPLPQAFALTAIVISFGITAFLLTLAFRGRDVLGHDDVEDHEVHDHDDLDVDTLESTTSPESGR, from the coding sequence GTGACCGCCGCCATCATCGTCGGACTGCTCGCCACGGGCGGCACCTACCTGATTCTGCAGCGCGGCATCGTCCGCGTCGCCATCGGGTTCACCCTGCTGGGCCACGTCGCCACCACCATCCTGGTGACCTCGGGCGGCGTCGGACGGCGCGGGGTTCCGTTCATCGGCGAACCCGGAAGCCCGGCCGACCCGCTGCCGCAGGCCTTCGCGCTGACCGCCATCGTGATCTCGTTCGGCATCACCGCGTTCCTGCTGACCCTGGCCTTCCGCGGCCGTGACGTGCTCGGCCACGACGACGTCGAGGACCACGAGGTGCACGACCACGACGACCTCGACGTCGACACGCTCGAGAGCACCACGTCGCCGGAGAGCGGCCGATGA